In Shinella sp. XGS7, a single genomic region encodes these proteins:
- a CDS encoding transporter, which yields MAEAQGFNAALPRYGADADGLICGYRLHPDRPAEALDCARDALPLQPGVAAADGSVLWLHFNLSHAGAEAWMRAHAELPDSFYEALHEGASRSTRIERDGDTLFAVINDVTFDFSFEASDLATLWLAVGPGLVLSARRQPLRSVDRLRMAVRRGEPLGSGLALLDHLLSDQADELQRIVRQATQRVDDIEDALLAGKHAGHAAEIARLRRLMVRLQRLLAPEPSALMRTLSRPPHWVSAEAREQLRRASEEFALVLGDIAALQERIKLMQDESSVRVAEENNRSLFTLTMVTVLALPINLVSGLFGMNVGGIPLAENSHGFWIMVSLIAGLTGLIAFLALRRMRR from the coding sequence ATGGCCGAAGCGCAAGGCTTCAACGCCGCACTGCCCCGCTACGGCGCCGATGCCGACGGCCTGATCTGCGGCTACCGCCTGCACCCCGACCGGCCCGCCGAGGCCCTGGACTGCGCCCGCGATGCCCTGCCCCTGCAGCCCGGCGTGGCCGCGGCCGATGGCAGCGTGCTCTGGCTGCACTTCAACCTCAGCCACGCCGGGGCCGAGGCCTGGATGCGTGCCCATGCCGAGCTGCCCGACAGCTTCTACGAGGCCCTGCACGAGGGCGCCTCGCGCTCCACCCGCATCGAACGCGATGGCGACACCCTGTTCGCCGTGATCAACGACGTGACCTTCGACTTCAGCTTCGAGGCCAGCGACCTGGCCACGCTGTGGCTGGCCGTGGGCCCGGGTCTGGTGCTGAGCGCGCGGCGCCAGCCCCTGCGCTCGGTGGACCGGCTGCGCATGGCGGTGCGCCGCGGCGAGCCCCTGGGCTCGGGCCTGGCCCTGCTGGACCACCTGCTCAGCGACCAGGCCGATGAGCTGCAGCGCATCGTGCGCCAGGCCACCCAGCGCGTGGACGATATCGAAGACGCCCTGCTGGCCGGCAAGCATGCCGGCCATGCCGCCGAGATCGCGCGCCTGCGCCGCCTGATGGTGCGCCTGCAGCGCCTGCTGGCGCCCGAGCCCAGCGCCCTGATGCGCACCCTGAGCCGGCCGCCGCACTGGGTCTCGGCCGAGGCGCGCGAGCAGCTGCGCCGCGCCAGCGAGGAGTTCGCCCTGGTGCTGGGCGACATCGCGGCCCTGCAGGAACGCATCAAGCTGATGCAGGACGAGAGCAGCGTGCGCGTGGCCGAGGAAAACAACCGCAGCCTCTTCACCCTGACCATGGTCACCGTGCTGGCCCTGCCCATCAATCTGGTCTCGGGCCTGTTCGGCATGAATGTGGGCGGCATCCCCCTGGCCGAGAACAGCCACGGCTTCTGGATCATGGTGAGCCTGATCGCCGGGCTCACCGGCCTGATCGCCTTCCTGGCGCTGCGGCGCATGCGGCGCTAG
- a CDS encoding ABC transporter substrate-binding protein, with translation MSVLFRFLLAGLAALVLATAAAAAEPQRVFRYAFPIAETGFDPAQISDIYSRTVTPHIFEALYAYDPLALPVKIVPLTAAALPEHSPDFRVWTVRLKPGIHFAEDEAFKGKQRELVAEDYVYSFKRFADPAVKSPMWAYLEEQGIEGLAAVRQAALKDKKPFDYDRPVEGLRALDRYTLQFRLRAPRPRFLYALANSDLFGAVAREVVQARGGDITGHPVGTGPFVLKQWRRSSLIVLERNPGYRERVYEAEPRPDDAEGQAILARLKGRRLPMVDRVEVSIIEESQPRWLSFVGGEHELIDRVPPEFVTVALPGGKLAPNLARQGLQLYRSLAADSAFTFFNMEDPTLGGYTPERVALRRALSLALDIEREIRMVRRGQAIVAQSLLLPHTSGYDAGFKSENGDHDPARANALLDLYGFVDRDGDGWRDMPDGQPLVIEVATQPDALSRQYDELWKSNLDRVHIRSKFFPGKWPEQLKQARAGKLQLWMLGTTATSPDGADALQRLYGPQAGNQNMSRFKLPEFDALYERLQVLPDGPEREALFLQAKRLQAAWMPMKTHVHRIVNDMAQPWVIGYRRPLFRNEFWHLIDVEPGRHGSR, from the coding sequence ATGAGCGTCTTGTTCCGTTTCCTGCTGGCTGGCCTGGCCGCCCTGGTCCTGGCCACAGCGGCCGCGGCCGCCGAGCCCCAGCGCGTTTTCCGCTACGCCTTTCCCATCGCCGAGACTGGCTTCGACCCGGCCCAGATCAGCGACATCTACTCGCGCACCGTCACGCCCCACATCTTCGAGGCGCTCTATGCCTACGATCCCCTGGCGCTGCCGGTGAAGATCGTGCCGCTCACGGCTGCAGCCTTGCCTGAGCACAGCCCCGACTTCCGCGTCTGGACGGTGCGCCTGAAGCCCGGCATCCACTTCGCCGAGGACGAGGCCTTCAAGGGCAAGCAGCGCGAGCTGGTGGCCGAGGACTATGTCTACAGCTTCAAGCGTTTTGCCGACCCGGCCGTGAAGAGCCCCATGTGGGCCTACCTGGAAGAGCAGGGCATCGAGGGCCTGGCCGCCGTGCGCCAGGCCGCACTCAAGGACAAGAAGCCCTTCGACTATGACCGGCCTGTCGAGGGCCTGCGCGCCCTGGACCGCTACACCCTGCAGTTCCGCCTGCGCGCGCCGCGGCCGCGCTTTCTCTACGCCCTGGCCAACAGCGATCTCTTCGGCGCCGTGGCGCGCGAGGTGGTTCAGGCGCGCGGCGGCGACATCACGGGCCATCCCGTGGGCACCGGCCCGTTTGTGCTCAAGCAGTGGCGGCGCAGCTCCCTGATCGTGCTGGAGCGCAACCCGGGCTACCGCGAGCGCGTCTACGAGGCCGAGCCGCGGCCCGACGATGCCGAGGGCCAGGCCATCCTGGCCCGGCTCAAGGGCCGGCGCCTGCCCATGGTGGACCGGGTGGAGGTTTCCATCATCGAGGAGTCGCAGCCGCGCTGGCTGTCCTTTGTGGGCGGCGAGCATGAGCTGATCGACCGCGTGCCGCCCGAGTTCGTCACCGTGGCCCTGCCCGGCGGCAAGCTTGCGCCCAATCTGGCCCGCCAGGGCCTGCAGCTCTACCGCAGCCTGGCGGCCGACAGCGCCTTCACCTTCTTCAATATGGAAGACCCCACGCTGGGCGGCTACACGCCGGAGCGCGTGGCCCTGCGGCGTGCGCTCTCGCTGGCGCTGGACATCGAGCGCGAGATCCGCATGGTGCGGCGCGGCCAGGCCATCGTGGCCCAGTCCCTGCTGCTGCCGCACACCAGCGGCTACGACGCCGGCTTCAAGAGCGAGAACGGCGACCACGACCCGGCCCGCGCCAACGCCCTGCTGGACCTCTATGGTTTCGTGGACCGCGACGGCGACGGCTGGCGCGATATGCCCGATGGCCAGCCCCTGGTGATCGAGGTGGCCACCCAGCCCGATGCGCTCTCGCGCCAGTACGACGAGCTCTGGAAAAGCAATCTGGACCGCGTGCACATCCGCAGCAAGTTCTTCCCCGGCAAGTGGCCGGAGCAGCTCAAGCAGGCGCGCGCCGGCAAGCTGCAGCTCTGGATGCTGGGCACCACGGCCACCTCGCCCGACGGGGCCGACGCGCTGCAGCGCCTCTACGGCCCGCAGGCCGGCAACCAGAACATGTCGCGCTTCAAGCTGCCCGAGTTTGACGCGCTCTACGAGCGCCTGCAGGTGCTGCCCGACGGCCCCGAGCGGGAGGCCCTGTTCCTGCAGGCCAAGCGCCTGCAGGCGGCCTGGATGCCCATGAAGACCCATGTGCACCGCATCGTCAATGACATGGCCCAGCCCTGGGTCATCGGCTACCGCCGGCCGCTGTTCCGCAACGAGTTCTGGCATCTGATCGATGTGGAGCCTGGGCGGCACGGCAGCCGCTGA
- a CDS encoding ABC transporter substrate-binding protein: MQRRHLLAATPGLGFWPALGAAQAGASPRLLRTAFNTAEVGFDPPQVSDQTSVAVNAHIFESPLSYDYLARPARLVPQTCAALPEVSEEHRRFVFTLRPGIFFADDPAFGGRPRELVAEDYVYSIKRFFDPRVRTEHLHHFENLALLGLAALRERALRAKTGLDYDQPVPGLRALDRYRFELRVARSAPRLIQLFADPGLTGAVAREVVEAYGSELMAHPVGTGPFRLARWRRGSQILLERNPRFREQRFEAQPAADDAEGQAIARRLAGRRLPLLDAVQINIIVEEQPRWLAFAGGELDLLEMPPGVAPLVLPGGRLALHLAQRGIRAQSSLGADTRFTYFNFDDPQVGGYTPEKVALRRAVALGLDTEAELRLIYRGQGLRAQSLLPTAVYGYEPGLRSEMGRGDVARARALLDLYGYRRRDAQGYLCHPDGSRLALRLAGVEDSRQRALNELWKKQMDRLGLRLEFETSTFGELIKKALAGQLMMWSYSWNISFPDADFFLGMAYGPNAGQSNDARFKLAAYDRLYEAQRALPDGPERLALMQRANRMMLAYMPYLAHWHALRTDLSQPRVQGHRRHPFRRDVWRFVDLD; encoded by the coding sequence ATGCAGCGCCGCCACCTGCTTGCCGCCACCCCGGGTCTGGGCTTCTGGCCGGCGCTGGGCGCGGCGCAGGCGGGCGCCTCGCCCCGACTGCTGCGCACCGCCTTCAACACCGCCGAGGTGGGCTTCGACCCGCCCCAGGTCTCGGACCAGACCTCGGTCGCGGTGAATGCGCACATCTTCGAGTCGCCGCTGAGCTACGACTACCTGGCCCGCCCGGCGCGCCTGGTGCCGCAGACCTGCGCGGCCCTGCCCGAGGTCAGCGAAGAGCATCGCCGCTTTGTCTTCACGCTGCGGCCCGGCATCTTCTTCGCGGACGATCCCGCCTTCGGCGGCCGGCCGCGTGAGCTGGTGGCCGAGGACTATGTCTACAGCATCAAGCGCTTCTTCGACCCGCGGGTGCGCACCGAGCATCTGCACCACTTCGAGAACCTGGCGCTGCTGGGCCTGGCTGCGCTGCGCGAGCGGGCCCTGCGCGCCAAGACCGGGCTGGACTACGACCAACCCGTGCCGGGGCTGCGCGCGCTGGACCGCTACCGCTTCGAGCTGCGCGTGGCCCGCAGCGCGCCGCGCCTGATCCAGCTCTTTGCCGATCCCGGCCTCACCGGCGCCGTGGCGCGCGAGGTGGTGGAGGCCTATGGCAGCGAGCTGATGGCCCATCCCGTGGGCACCGGCCCCTTCCGCCTGGCGCGCTGGCGGCGCGGCTCCCAGATCCTGCTGGAGCGCAACCCGCGCTTTCGCGAGCAACGCTTCGAGGCCCAGCCCGCGGCCGACGATGCCGAGGGCCAGGCCATCGCCCGCCGCCTGGCCGGCCGCCGCCTGCCCCTGCTGGACGCGGTGCAGATCAACATCATCGTGGAGGAGCAGCCGCGCTGGCTGGCCTTTGCCGGCGGCGAGCTGGACCTGCTGGAGATGCCGCCCGGCGTGGCGCCCCTGGTGCTGCCCGGTGGCCGCCTGGCGCTGCATCTGGCCCAGCGCGGCATCCGCGCCCAGAGCAGTCTGGGTGCCGACACCCGTTTCACCTACTTCAACTTCGACGATCCCCAGGTGGGCGGCTACACGCCCGAGAAGGTGGCCCTGCGCCGCGCCGTGGCCCTGGGCCTGGACACCGAGGCCGAGCTGCGCCTGATCTACCGCGGCCAGGGCCTGCGCGCGCAGTCCCTGCTGCCCACCGCGGTCTACGGCTACGAGCCGGGGCTGCGCAGCGAGATGGGCCGCGGCGATGTGGCACGCGCCCGCGCCCTGCTGGACCTCTACGGCTACCGCCGCCGCGATGCCCAGGGTTATCTCTGCCACCCCGACGGCTCGCGCCTGGCCCTGCGCCTGGCCGGCGTGGAAGACTCGCGCCAGCGCGCCCTCAACGAGCTCTGGAAAAAGCAGATGGACCGCCTGGGCCTGCGCCTGGAGTTCGAGACCAGCACCTTCGGCGAGCTCATCAAGAAGGCCCTGGCCGGCCAGCTGATGATGTGGAGCTACAGCTGGAACATCAGCTTCCCCGATGCCGACTTCTTCCTGGGCATGGCCTACGGGCCCAATGCCGGCCAGTCCAACGATGCGCGCTTCAAGCTGGCGGCTTATGACCGGCTCTACGAGGCCCAGCGCGCCCTGCCGGACGGCCCCGAGCGCCTGGCCCTGATGCAGCGCGCCAACCGCATGATGCTGGCCTATATGCCCTATCTGGCCCACTGGCACGCGCTGCGCACCGACCTCAGCCAGCCCCGCGTGCAGGGCCACCGCCGCCATCCCTTCCGGCGCGATGTCTGGCGTTTTGTCGATCTGGACTGA
- a CDS encoding diguanylate cyclase domain-containing protein, producing MLSRLRALPRGGLDLLLWALPLLGLSVVAGLWMLVLGQLEGERRQLEREAEARLIGLTQAYEDYARRSLQQVDQIMRFAALQVEQDPHGRDWTTQVRITLLRLGLVEQPGVLGVYLADAAGELLPDGDPPPFQGVSGREFFEVQRDASGLGLFIGRSEAFVPGRPRWWLPLSRRVQDADGTFTGVIVVLMDPRHFSEFYRVSQFGREGAVALLGSDGRLLARRAGERQWFGEEAGEEALLLQLARWPEGSYLTRDRLDGVARRVAYKTVQGYALVVSGALGQAELLAPYEARRAALLRLAAGASVLLLLAFGGLSWAVFSLRRVLRARELARQRFEAAWDASPDAFWMLRAERDAQGRLLDLRFTHCNRRGAELLGRPKEDLIGRLRSEVLEGGGDPRLFTLYCEALNSRRPQQAEFALDLPAARGLHLQQLVVPVGDGVALTLHDLSAERRRERDMLQTQHAQQAAEKRLRDITDSLPVLISYVDRSERLLFINATFRHWTGMSTQQALGRSVREVLGEAAYAQRAPWLQRALAGERVGFELAPREDQRRWLRVDYVPDIGPDGLVQGLYGLSQDISALKQVQGELMVLARHDSLTGLANRAYFEEGLALALGRAARHHRALALLFLDLDRFKSINDSLGHAMGDAVLKEFARRLRECVRAVDMVARLAGDEFVVILEDLGSEQEPALVACKIAAAMARPFELAGEVLQISASIGIAYQPADQPTRPELLLARADRALYEAKDAGRNTFRQSGF from the coding sequence TTGCTTTCGCGTCTTCGTGCCCTGCCTCGCGGCGGGCTGGACCTGCTGCTCTGGGCCCTGCCCCTGCTGGGCTTGAGCGTCGTGGCGGGGCTGTGGATGCTGGTGCTGGGCCAGCTGGAGGGCGAACGCCGCCAGCTCGAGCGCGAGGCCGAGGCCCGCCTGATCGGCCTGACCCAGGCCTATGAGGACTATGCGCGGCGCAGCCTGCAGCAGGTGGACCAGATCATGCGTTTCGCGGCCCTGCAGGTGGAGCAGGACCCGCATGGCCGCGACTGGACGACCCAGGTGCGCATCACCCTGCTGCGCCTGGGCCTGGTGGAGCAGCCGGGCGTGCTGGGCGTCTATCTGGCCGATGCCGCGGGCGAGCTCCTGCCTGATGGCGACCCGCCGCCCTTCCAGGGGGTCTCGGGGCGCGAGTTCTTCGAGGTGCAGCGCGATGCGAGCGGCCTGGGCCTCTTCATCGGGCGCAGCGAGGCCTTTGTGCCGGGCCGTCCGCGCTGGTGGCTGCCCCTGAGCCGGCGGGTGCAGGATGCCGACGGCACCTTCACCGGCGTGATCGTGGTGCTGATGGACCCGCGCCATTTCAGCGAGTTCTACCGCGTGAGCCAGTTCGGGCGCGAGGGCGCGGTGGCCTTGCTGGGCAGCGACGGGCGCCTGCTGGCGCGCCGCGCCGGCGAGCGCCAATGGTTTGGCGAGGAGGCCGGCGAGGAGGCCCTGCTGCTGCAGCTGGCACGCTGGCCCGAGGGCAGCTATCTGACCCGCGACCGCCTGGACGGCGTGGCGCGCCGCGTGGCCTACAAGACCGTGCAGGGCTATGCCCTGGTGGTGAGCGGCGCGCTGGGCCAGGCCGAGCTGCTGGCCCCTTACGAGGCGCGCCGTGCTGCCCTGCTGCGCCTGGCCGCCGGGGCCAGCGTGCTGCTGCTGCTGGCCTTTGGCGGTCTGAGCTGGGCGGTGTTCAGCCTGCGGCGGGTCTTGCGGGCCCGCGAGCTGGCGCGCCAGCGTTTCGAGGCGGCCTGGGACGCCAGCCCCGATGCTTTCTGGATGCTGCGCGCCGAGCGCGATGCGCAGGGCCGCTTGCTGGACCTGCGCTTCACCCATTGCAACCGCCGTGGCGCCGAACTGCTGGGGCGGCCCAAGGAGGACCTGATCGGCCGCCTGCGCAGCGAGGTGCTGGAGGGCGGTGGCGACCCGCGTCTGTTCACGCTCTACTGCGAGGCGCTCAACAGCCGCCGCCCGCAGCAGGCGGAGTTCGCGCTGGACCTGCCGGCCGCGCGCGGCCTGCATCTGCAGCAGTTGGTGGTGCCGGTAGGCGACGGCGTGGCCCTGACCCTGCACGACCTCAGTGCCGAGCGGCGCCGCGAGCGCGACATGCTGCAGACCCAGCATGCCCAGCAGGCGGCCGAGAAGCGCCTGCGCGACATCACCGACAGCCTGCCGGTACTCATTTCCTATGTGGACCGCAGCGAGCGCCTGCTCTTCATCAACGCCACCTTCCGGCACTGGACCGGCATGTCCACCCAGCAGGCCCTGGGGCGCAGCGTGCGCGAGGTGCTGGGCGAGGCGGCCTATGCCCAGCGCGCGCCCTGGCTGCAGCGGGCCCTGGCGGGCGAGCGGGTGGGCTTCGAGCTGGCCCCGCGCGAGGACCAGCGGCGCTGGCTGCGGGTGGACTATGTGCCCGATATCGGGCCCGACGGCCTGGTCCAGGGCCTCTATGGCCTGAGCCAGGACATCAGCGCGCTCAAGCAGGTGCAGGGTGAGCTGATGGTGCTGGCCCGCCACGACAGCCTGACCGGCCTGGCCAACCGCGCTTACTTCGAGGAGGGCCTGGCCCTGGCCCTGGGCCGTGCGGCCCGGCATCACCGCGCCCTGGCCCTGCTCTTCCTGGACCTGGATCGCTTCAAGAGCATCAACGACAGCCTGGGCCATGCCATGGGCGATGCGGTGCTCAAGGAGTTTGCGCGGCGCCTGCGCGAGTGCGTGCGCGCGGTGGACATGGTGGCCCGTCTGGCGGGCGACGAGTTCGTGGTGATCCTGGAGGATCTGGGCAGTGAGCAGGAGCCGGCCCTGGTGGCCTGCAAGATCGCCGCCGCGATGGCGCGGCCCTTCGAGCTGGCGGGCGAGGTGCTGCAGATCAGCGCCAGTATCGGCATCGCCTACCAGCCGGCCGACCAGCCTACACGGCCCGAGCTGCTGCTGGCGCGCGCCGACCGCGCGCTCTACGAGGCCAAGGACGCCGGCCGCAACACCTTCCGGCAGAGCGGCTTCTAG